In Colletotrichum higginsianum IMI 349063 chromosome 1, whole genome shotgun sequence, one genomic interval encodes:
- a CDS encoding 26S protease regulatory subunit 6A, protein MSTLEELDDLDRHDKNDKRDDGDKDNKDNKKPAGEGDADMKDAEEEEDILDDEILNLSTQDIQTRKRLLENDSRIMRSELQRLTHEKATMGEKIKENHDKIANNRQLPYLVGNVVELLDLDPTAESLEEGANIDLDATRVGKSAVIKTSTRQTIFLPLIGLVDPTTLKPGDLIGVNKDSYLILDTLPAEYDSRVKAMEVDEKPTEKYTDVGGLDKQIEELVEAIVWPMKEAERFKKIGIKAPKGALMYGPPGTGKTLLARACAAQTDATFLKLAGPQLVQMFIGDGAKLVRDCFALAKEKAPAIIFIDELDAVGTKRFDSEKSGDREVQRTMLELLNQLDGFASDDRIKVLAATNRVDVLDPALLRSGRLDRKIEFPLPNEEARAQILKIHSRKMKVDPAVNWGELARSTDEFGGAMLKAVCVEAGMIALRMGKNKISHEHYVDAIAEVQAKKKDTVNFYA, encoded by the exons ATGTCGACCCTTGAAGAGCTCGACGATCTCGATCGTCACGACAAGAACGACAAGAGGGACGATGGCGACAAGGACAACAAGGACAACAAGAAGCctgccggcgagggcgatgcgGACATgaaggatgccgaggaggaggaggacatcCTCGATGACGAGATATTGAACCTGAGCACCCAGGACATCCAGACCCGCAAACGCCTGCTCGAGAACGACTCGAGGATCATGCGCAGCGAGCTGCAACGGCTGACCCATGAGAAGGCTACCATGGGggagaagatcaaggagaaCCACGACAAGATCGCCAACAACCG GCAATTACCTTACCTTGtcggcaacgtcgtcgaACTTCTTGATCTCGACCCGACTGCCGAGTCGTTGGAAGAGGGCGCCAACATCGACCTGGATGCCACCCGTGTGGGCAAGTCCGCTGTCATcaagacgtcgacgagacAAACCATCTTCCTCCCGCTTATCGGCCTGGTCGACCCCACGACCCTGAAGCCTGGTGACCTTATCGGTGTCAACAAGGACTCGTACCTCATCCTCGATACGCTCCCGGCTGAGTACGACAGCAGAGTCAAGGCCATGGAGGTGGACGAGAAGCCGACGGAGAAGTACACAGATGTCGGCGGTCTGGACAAGCAGATtgaggagctggtcgaggCCATTGTCTGGCCCATGAAGGAAGCGGAGAGGTTCAAGAAGATTGGCATTAAGGCGCCAAAGG GCGCTTTGATGTACGGCCCCCCTGGAACTGGAAAGACGCTCCTGGCCCGAGCCTGCGCAGCGCAAACCGACGCCACTTTCCTCAAGCTGGCCGGCCCCCAACTGGTGCAGATGTtcatcggcgacggcgccaagCTCGTGCGCGACtgcttcgccctcgccaaggagaaggcgcCCGCTATCATCTTTATCGATGAGCTGGACGCCGTCGGTACGAAGCGTTTCGACAGCGAGAAGAGCGGTGACAGAGAAGTACAGCGAACCATGCTTGAGCTCCTCAACCAGCTCGACGGTTTCGCATCAGACGACCGTATCAAGGTTCTGGCCGCCACGAACCGTGTCGACGTCTTGGATCCCGCGCTTCTCCGTTCCGGTCGTCTTGACCGAAAGATCGAGTTCCCCCTGCCGAACGAGGAGGCTCGCGCCCAGATTCTCAAGATTCACTCTCGCAAGATGAAGGTCGACCCCGCCGTCAACTGGGGCGAGTTAGCCCGCAGTACGGACGAGTTTGGAGGTGCCATGCTCAAGGCTGTCTgtgtcgaggccggcatgaTTGCCCTGCGGATGGGCAAGAACAAGATCAGTCACGAGCACTACGTGGATGCTATTGCCGAGGTGCaagccaagaagaaggac ACGGTCAACTTCTACGCTTGA
- a CDS encoding Upf0132 domain protein: MDFAPYQSSPPERERALSPPLASPRASADFRRPFSPYGQPSPPPLQHPQPQRGWQPTLPGSYPAADAHREGVSEFDTSLGIRLDYEAALAYLALPPLGAILLLIGERNSDYVRFHAWQSSLLFTAIMIFHLVFLSWSKFLSWFFFMGDLFIIIWLALKAYQDADTLDRFEVPIIGSLASRILDDE; the protein is encoded by the exons ATGGATTTCGCTCCCTACCAGTCCTCCCCGCCGGAGCGCGAACGAgccctctcccctcccctcgcaTCGCCCCGCGCCTCTGCCGATTTCCGAAGACCCTTCTCGCCCTACGGCcagccatcgccgccgccgctacagcacccccagccccaaCGCGGGTGGCAGCCGACCCTGCCCGGCTCTTAcccggcggcggacgcgCACCGCGAGGGCGTGAGCGAGTTCGACACGAGCCTGGGCATCAGGTTGGACTACGAGGCCGCGCTGGCGTACCTGGCTCTGCCGCCACTGGGAGCGATACTGCTGCTGATTGGGGAGCGGAATAGCGATTATGTCAG GTTTCACGCGTGGCAGTCCTCGCTGCTATTTACGGCCATCATGATCTTTCACCTGGTGTTCCTCTCGTGGTCCAAGTTCCTCAGCTGGTTCTTCTTCATGGGCGACTTGTTTATCATCATTTGGCTGGCCTTGAAGGCGTATCAGGATGCGGACACGCTCGATAG ATTCGAGGTTCCCATTATCGGCTCGTTAGCCAGCCGGATTTTGGACGACGAATGA
- a CDS encoding MYND finger, which translates to MPPRLPQQAARALRRLATASSPSPSPSSSLPVVRYLSTSTARLAAPAASSHPSSLRLPADYVPPTKPPSARPPETRKSQLIRTYTSLLRTTPLILFFQHSNLTADEWSSLRRELNAALAAASPEGAAVNGRDVHLQVLRTRMFNVALKLAEFYDPETAKAKAGVQTGPRGPLVHDLSMAAYEAMKDFQPPEDSAYAQISPLLCGPTAALVFPAVSPAHLAAALRVLSPSPPDFPAPTRKKNPGYYDPLCQSALQKLLLVGGRIEGDVFDVEGVKWVGGIEGGLEGLRAQLVYLLQSAGLGLTTALEGGSKSLWLALEGRRTQLEDEGKEGEAKADGETKSE; encoded by the coding sequence ATGCCACCTCGGTTACCACAACAGGCCGCGCGCGCCCTGCGCAGGCtggcgacggcatcgtccccctcgccttctccttcttcttcgctcCCCGTGGTACGATacctctcgacctcgaccgctCGCCTtgccgccccggccgcctcAAGCCACCCGTCGTCCCTCCGTCTGCCCGCCGACTACGTCCCGCCGACGAAGCCCCCCTCGGCCCGCCCCCCCGAAACGCGCAAGTCGCAGCTCATCCGCACCTACACGTCGCTTCTCCGCACGACGCCCCTGATCCTATTCTTCCAGCACAGCAACCTCACGGCCGACGAGTGGTCCTCGCTCCGTCGCGAGCTTAACGCCgcactcgccgccgcctcgcctgagggcgccgccgtcaatGGCCGCGACGTCCACCTCCAGGTGTTGCGCACGCGCATGTTCAACGTCGCCCTCAAGCTGGCCGAGTTCTACGACCCGGAGaccgccaaggccaaggccggcgtgCAGACGGGCCCGCGGGGCCCCCTCGTGCACGACCTCAGCATGGCCGCCTACGAGGCTATGAAGGACTTCCAGCCCCCCGAGGACTCGGCCTACGCCCAGATCTCGCCGCTGCTGTGCGGCCCGACGGCggccctcgtcttccccgcCGTCTCGCCCGCGCACCTGGCCGCGGCGCTGAGGGTGCTCTCGCCGAGCCCGCCCGACTTCCCCGCGCCGACGCGCAAGAAGAACCCCGGCTACTACGACCCGCTGTGCCAGTCCGCGCTGCagaagctgctgctcgtcggcggccgcatTGAGGGCGATGtgttcgacgtcgagggcgtcaagtgggtcggcggcatcgagggcggcctcgaaggcCTGCGCGCGCAGCTCGTCTACCTGCTCCAGAGCGCGGGTCTGGGTCTCACGAcggccctcgagggcggcagcaAGAGCCTGTGGCTGGCCTTGGAGGGCCGGAGGACGCAGTTGGAGgacgagggcaaggagggcgaggccaaggccgatgGCGAGACGAAGAGCGAGTAG
- a CDS encoding MYND finger: MEGFSSKAAPTASGQGEDAVELFSPVQRVFSNEQQRDGNSVEIGFLDSAAIRTNNQQRQGRDPHFAIGCFVRAYRMASNGLYDSNKKSFFPSTDKDHLLRLIDVSGSKERRDPDILDEETQKNLRELDYILWQDGLPDYFDRATRYDKMRGDPVDRLFVALPSVLDDDWGFKDPEAAADHDRRFALALWPLANSCIESVIAASADKNAHEYWWAARFAFSLWERSDRSVRCVFAQLLGQLAVSQIAPIDRDQIDLAPGHKCPVSEDGEPCPGEAYINRNDWLKYARWIHRGRRDADADLEHRRDQASASGMGEALVRDNCVKCGIGRGGTGEAHGKRMFYCHGCYSSFSPDLRRMYCSKKCQKDDWADHYDDCQRRKRFLRAVFILKGVASKFMASTYSGMAVDCVGVQIRAVNQVQNRISDKVDRRGVPRMAVSPGVHNANYWVGQQVFPLGQSFLSHKSENDIGKVMAWDAGNNLYYHLQPIIQETIGPHCDMIVETEVYVRNANSITSLAANMCREGLQLQIAKGKDPMFWPHPVLNCRLKGSNPDDIYIIDLLGDKFGFKDIVLPFAAFIKSRHASCVSSMVLRGMPPHWFPAEQKGLVACRDTVSFTWAECIKTYFSIHHPTIKGAWQVPRLTEEKFHEMAAAVMAVSDRILQDITNRLREQDVFRQYLVIDPNPYSHEFGFGVTHNQEECDVYENIWMDRRTYDVIIKDELVARHKTLRAGSETLRLAALWVDRLRKHSQRGAPFDSVKILGGRAAKHFGVGASHSAGEFRKMERAWLTHSGIAPAHIDIFYKQCDRVFGDRPGSSLTQLRRMMEPEAASECIMRMSTEEAQIWVAIGAYLTSSNSKECMEKIRAHVASLLKSKN; the protein is encoded by the exons ATGGAGGGCTTCTCGTCCAAAGCGGCGCCCACGGCCTCGGGCCAAGGtgaagacgccgtcgagctctTCTCGCCCGTCCAGCGCGTATTCAGCAACGAGCAGCAACGCGACGGCAACTCTGTCGAAATCGGGTTTCTCGACTCCGCCGCCATCCGAACAAACAACCAGCAACGGCAGGGACGCGAC CCGCATTTCGCCATCGGCTGCTTCGTCAGAGCATACAGGATGGCGTCCAACGGCCTCTACGACTCGAACAAGAAGTCGTTCTTCCCGTCAACCGACAAGGACCACCTCTTGCGCCTCATCGACGTCTCGGGCTCCAAG GAACGAAGAGACCCCGACATACTCGACGAGGAGACTCAAAAGAACCTCCGCGAACTCGACTACATTCTCTGGCAGGACGGCCTCCCCGACTACTTCGACCGCGCCACGCGTTACGACAAGATGCGCGGCGACCCCGTCGACCGGctcttcgtcgccctgcCCAGCGTCTTGGACGACGACTGGGGCTTCAAGGACCCTGAGGCCGCCGCTGACCACGACCGCCGCTTCGCCCTCGCTCTATGGCCCTTGGCCAACTCGTGCATCGAGAGCGTCATCGCCGCGTCGGCGGACAAGAACGCCCACGAGTACTGGTGGGCCGCCCGCTTCGCCTTCTCTCTCTGGGAGCGCTCCGATCGCTCCGTCCGCTGCGTCTtcgcccagctcctcggccagctcgccgtctCCCAGATCGCGCCCATCGACAGAGACCAGATCGACCTCGCCCCCGGCCACAAGTGCCCCGTCAgcgaggatggcgagccCTGCCCCGGCGAGGCCTACATCAACCGCAACGACTGGCTCAAGTACGCCCGCTGGATccaccgcggccgccgcgacgccgacgccgacctcgagcacCGCCGGGACCAGGCGAGCGCCAGCGGCATGggcgaggccctcgtccgCGACAACTGCGTCAAATGCGGCATcgggcgcggcggcaccggcgagGCCCACGGCAAACGCATGTTCTACTGCCACGGCTGCTACTCCAGCTTCTCTCCGGACCTCCGCCGCATGTACTGCTCCAAGAAGTGCCAGAAGGACGACTGGGCCGACCACTACGACGACTGCCAGCGCCGCAAGcgcttcctccgcgccgtcttcatcctcaagGGCGTCGCCTCCAAGTTCATGGCATCGACCTACTCGGGCATGGCCGTCGACTGCGTTGGCGTCCAGATCCGCGCCGTCAACCAGGTCCAGAACCGGATCAGCGACAAGGTCGACCGCCGCGGCGTGCCGCGCATGGCCGTCTCTCCGGGAGTGCACAACGCCAACTACTGGGTCGGTCAGCAGGTATTCCCCCTCGGCCAGTCGTTCCTCTCGCACAAGTCGGAGAACGACATTGGCAAGGTCATGGCCTGGGATGCCGGCAATAACCTCTACTACCACCTCCAGCCAATCATCCAGGAGACCATTGGTC CCCACTGCGATATGATCGTTGAGACCGAAGTCTATGTCCGCAACGCCAACAGCATCACGAGCCTCGCGGCCAACATGTGCCGTGAGGGCCTTCAGCTCCAGATTGCCAAGGGCAAAGACCCCATGTTCTGGCCCCATCCAGTTCTCAACTGCCGCCTCAAGGGCTCGAACCCGGATGACATCTACATcatcgacctcctcggcgacaagTTCGGCTTCAAAGACATCGTGCTGCCcttcgccgccttcatcaAGTCCAGACACGCCAGCTGCGTCTCGTCGATGGTGCTGAGAGGCATGCCCCCCCACTGGTTCCCGGCCGAACAGAAGGGCCTCGTGGCGTGCCGCGACACGGTGTCCTTCACCTGGGCCGAGTGCATCAAGACGTACTTTAGCATTCACCACCCGACCATCAAGGGCGCGTGGCAGGTGCCGCGCCTCACGGAGGAAAAGTTCCACGAAATGGCGGCCGCAGTCATGGCGGTCTCGGACCGCATCCTGCAGGACATCACGAACCGCCTCCGCGAGCAGGACGTCTTCCGGCAGTACCTCGTGATCGACCCGAACCCCTACTCACACGagttcggcttcggcgtgACCCACAACCAGGAGGAGTGCGACGTCTACGAGAACATCTGGATGGACCGGCGCACCTACGACGTCATCATCaaggacgagctcgtcgcgcGGCACAAGACGCTCCGCGCTGGGTCCGAGACGCTGCGGCTCGCGGCGCTCTGGGTCGACCGCCTCCGGAAGCACAGCCAGCGTGGCGCGCCCTTCGACTCGGTCAagatcctcggcggccgcgcgGCCAAGCACTTTGGCGTCGGCGCGTCGCACTCGGCGGGCGAGTTCCGAAAGATGGAGAGGGCGTGGCTCACGCACAGCGGCATCGCGCCGGCGCACATCGACATCTTCTACAAGCAGTGCGACCGCGTGTTCGGCGACCGCCCGGGCAGCTCGCTGACGCAGCTCCGCAGGATGATGGAGCCCGAGGCCGCGTCCGAGTGCATCATGCGCATGTCGACGGAGGAGGCCCAGATCTGGGTGGCGATCGGCGCGTACCTGACGTCGTCCAACTCCAAAGAGTGCATGGAAAAGATCCGGGCTCACGTTGCGAGCCTTTTGAAGTCGAAGAACTGA
- a CDS encoding C6 zinc finger domain containing protein: MVSSYWEQMDLWVPGTDATGSKNLTWEQLDFNRNCSYWGHWLSAMLQTDSWDPKTTIGMSVESAMEYYATAMPKGYTTTFDEVAKWFAYNMYHTPVPENSESPDYYLFSKRFNDTVLYGPKPHCPTEFCKAVGYTGNQDLCGIGVVVSYYLEGILATMYLLAFTVHQMRRHLDKNVYEKPRPTQKQGAGERILDAFRGSLDIFLGGAMLISVAMLGASVYASATNFKERSESNPDLPTSDSIYEMALALIASNFSVFPVMLLYALAKHDGHRKWLHRSVLLLLWGLSVTVVYLAPRGEVDYALRKSGHRNFECDQRGSQYWKAVKATQFLVVGLPLMWLVLTIFLTTGFKIPGMVDRPWVKRWRSMWRLSVAWVNMLIMWAILAYFTQFRQKIIDAAGGLDKNDKWTFGQVLALAAWVPIVVEILYILVFGLEDGLSGHMPAGYHATHVIQSEPSMGIPLLEQNYGMKHASTISSTMSLATTLTSPITPGQAQPTAWEPSTGYQPIHTSQQHPHVQHQQSWDGYYHTGW; encoded by the exons ATGGTTTCCAGCTACTGGGAGCAAATGGATCTCTGGGTCCCAGGGACCGATGCCACAGGCTCGAAGAATCTGACCTGGGAACAACTCGACTTCAACCGCAACTGCTCTTACTGGGGGCATTGGCTATCGGCCATGCTTCAGACAGACTCTTGGGACCCGAAAACCACCATCGGAATGAGTGTTGAATCGGCGATGGAGTACTACGCGACGGCCATGCCAAAGGGTTACACCACGACATTCGATGAAGTGGCCAAGTGGTTCGCGTACAACATGTATCACACGCCTGTCCCGGAAAACTCGGAGTCCCCCGATTATTATCTCTTCAGCAAACGCTTCAACGACACTGTTCTGTACGGCCCAAAACCTCACTGCCCAACAGAATTTTGCAAGGCCGTTGGGTACACGGGAAACCAGGATCTTTGTGGAATCGGC GTGGTCGTGTCCTACTACCTCGAAGGAATACTAGCAACGATGTATCTTTTGGCCTTTACCGTCCATCAAATGCGACGACACCTGGACAAGAACGTGTACGAGAAACCCCGGCCGACGCAGAAACAAGGAGCCGGAGAGCGGATCCTGGACGCGTTCCGCGGGTCGCTGGACATATTCCTCGGCGGTGCCATGTTGATTTCGGTGGCCATGCTCGGCGCCTCGGTCTACGCCAGCGCGACCAACTTCAAGGAGAGGAGCGAATCGAACCCGGACCTCCCGACATCGGACTCGATCTACGAGATGGCACTGGCCCTGATCGCGTCCAacttctccgtcttcccgGTCATGCTGCTCTACGCGCTGGCCAAACACGACGGACACCGCAAGTGGCTGCACCGCTCggtcctgctcctcctctgGGGCCTCAGTGTCACCGTCGTCTACCTCGCGCCGAGGGGCGAGGTCGACTACGCGCTGCGGAAGAGCGGCCACAGGAACTTCGAATGCGATCAGCGTGGCTCGCAGTACTGgaaggccgtcaaggccacGCAATTTCTGGTCGTCGGGCTGCCGCTCATGTGGCTCGTTTTGACGATTTTCCTCACCACCGGGTTCAAGATCCCGGGCATGGTGGACAGGCCGTGGGTGAAGAGGTGGAGGTCTATGTGGCGCCTATCGGTTGCCTGGGTCAACATGCTCATCATGTGGGCGATCCTGGCCTACTTCACCCAATTCCGCCAGAAAATCATCGACGCGGCTGGTGGCCTCGACAAAAACGACAAATGGACGTTTGGACAGGTTCTCGCGCTTGCGGCGTGGGTCCCGATCGTTGTCGAGATTCTCTACATCTTAGTTT TTGGCTTGGAAGACGGCTTGTCGGGCCATATGCCTGCTGGCTATCATGCGACACATGTCATTCAGTCAGAACCCAGCATGGGTATTCCTCTCCTTGAACAAAACTACGGCATGAAACATGCTTCCACGATATCTTCAACGATGTCCCTAGCTACGACGCTGACCTCTCCGATAACACCGGGCCAGGCGCAACCGACTGCGTGGGAGCCAAGCACTGGATACCAGCCAATTCACACGTCGCAGCAGCACCCTCATGTTCAGCACCAACAAAGCTGGGACGGTTATTACCACACGGGATGGTAG
- a CDS encoding Zn 2cys6 transcription factor: protein MDSDRRKSRRTTNACVSCRQSKIKCSGDEPCSNCRRRVVKCKYSDGNNKEISAESHSRSANHERPRRHSEQHPSSGSKRSHDVALGSDDEDSDFRPGDPRSSEVGESPECVYTSPFTLPSTTIKNTHHNKRNWIWLAPSSTWSFTARLTLMMAERLQLDTPFSAPSFLNDEIYVLKWRASTADEQPDISGLPSYDHALYLFNTVKFHLGQNYQLIDEKAFTKDLEEFYYGIASKKAAESRLWFVQFLLVLSFGQAFLSRSKTPKEPPGSKFFVRAMSLLPEPTSLWKDSLLAIEVLSLSGLYLYSIYQRESAQLYAIRIAQLEGLHTQLPEDTLGAETVTRCRNLWWTLYIMDRHFSCSVGVPMNTQDTDITTLLQPPSTCSQRDATLGLQVKLSYLLSKIITTVYKSEKTPLGEFLGATKSILHTLAGHAQEIQKITRSKYQNSVDTMPKGTRGVTLLYHQGRPWRFNKPLDPFEKLGFDGYQVRGEDAPNIIRLVHIQQAHSILDEMIQKGNSVAEVRKAELVHLEWLFEQFATRVGQQDFQRRRLSASIEAIMDPAVINVAVTEPDLVSMTTLSESQALISPFPDTPDNTEFLQSIGISSEDFLSIAEQMDSQSQDGFPYSTMDLGQFWK from the exons ATGGACTCCGACCGACGGAAGTCAAGACGCACGACTAATGC ATGTGTCAGTTGTCGCCAAAGCAAGATCAAATGTTCCGGTGACGAGCCATGCTCGAACTGCAGGCGACGTGTTGTGAAATGCAAGTACTCAGACGGGAACAACAAAGAGATATCGGCGGAGAG TCATTCAAGGAGCGCAAACCACGAGAGGCCTAGGCGACACTCGGAGCAGCATCCTTCATCGGGCAGCAAGCGGTCTCACGACGTCGCACTCGGGTCGGATGACGAGGATAGTG ATTTCCGTCCCGGAGACCCTAGGTCATCCGAGGTGGGTGAGTCGCCAGAGTGCGTTTACACGAGTCCCTTCACGCTGCCTTCGACCACGATCAAGAACACCCACCATAACAAACGCAACTGGA TTTGGCTCGCTCCGTCGTCTACATGGTCATTCACCGCCCGCCTAACCTTGATGATGGCGGAAAGACTCCAACTTGATACTCCCTTCAGTGCGCCCAGCTTTTTGAATGACGAGATATACGTGCTCAAGTGGAGAGCATCGACCGCCGATGAGCAGCCTGACATCAGCGGACTACCTTCCTACGATCATGCACTATACCTCTTCAATACCGTCAAGTTTCATCTCGGTCAAAACTACCAGCTCATTGACGAAAAGGCATTCACGAAAGACCTCGAGGAGTTCTACTACGGTATCGCGTCGAAAAAGGCAGCCGAGTCTCGTCTGTGGTTCGTTCAAtttctcctcgtcctctcgTTTGGCCAAGCGTTTCTCTCTCGGTCGAAAACGCCCAAAGAGCCGCCTGGTTCCAAGTTTTTTGTTCGTGCCATGTCCCTGCTTCCGGAGCCCACATCATTATGGAAGGACAGTCTGCTAGCCATAGAGGTGCTGTCTCTATCAGGCCTATATCTGTATTCCATATACCAGAGAGAATCTGCCCAGCTATAC GCAATTCGTATAGCGCAACTAGAAGGACTGCACACTCAGCTCCCTGAGGACACGCTTGGGGCAGAAACCGTCACTCGTTGTCGTAATCTATGGTGGACTTTGTACATCATGGACCGGCACTTCTCTTGTTCCGTGGGCGTTCCCATGAACACTCAAGATACCGACATCACCACACTCCTCCAGCCGCCGAGTACGTGTTCGCAGCGTGATGCAACGCTCGGCCTACAGGTCAAGCTGTCTTACCTTTTGTCAAAGATTATCACTA CTGTTTACAAGTCGGAGAAAACACCACTCGGCGAATTTCTCGGGGCGACAAAGTCCATTCTTCATACTCTGGCTGGCCACGCCCAGGAAATCCAGAAAATCACTCGATCAAAGTATCAGAACTCGGTGGACACAATGCCAAAGGGGACTAGAGGGGTCACTCTACTCTATCATCAG GGAAGACCATGGAGATTCAATAAGCCTCTCGACCCCTTTGAGAAGCTTGGTTTCGACGGGTATCAAGTCCGCGGTGAAGACGCTCCAAATATTATCCG GTTAGTCCATATCCAGCAAGCACACTCCATATTGGATGAAATGATACAAAAAGGCAACTCCGTTGCCGAAGTCCGGAAAGCGGAACTTGTTCACTTGGAGTGGCTATTCGAGCAGTTCGCCACCCGGGTCGGTCAACAAGACTTCCAACGGCGCAGGCTATCCGCGTCAATCGAAGCGATCATGGACCCTGCAGTAATCAATGTCGCCGTCACCGAGCCAGACTTGGTCTCGATGACTACACTCAGCGAGTCCCAGGCGCTGATTAGCCCTTTCCCGGACACGCCAGACAACACCGAGTTTCTTCAAAGCATTGGCATTTCCAGCGAGGATTTCCTCTCTATAGCGGAACAGATGGACAGCCAGTCCCAGGACGGTTTTCCTTATTCTACAATGGATTTGGGGCAGTTTTGGAAATAG
- a CDS encoding 2-oxopent-4-enoate hydratase, translated as MQDSDLREISLALRTARINKEPIGPPTKRWTALDADTAFEVQKITVENAISQDGDRLVGYKLGNIAKVMQDAFGLDQPDYGFLLASTFIYEGTALNRKDFIKPYVELEPAFVLKGPLKGPNVTVADVINAVDYAIPAIEIIDSRVQDWAIDLPDTLADNGSTGAVILGGTPRRLTDLTLSNTRGTLQFNNREVMSGNTRNVLGNPLSAVAWLANKLSKYDVGFTAGQVILPGSCLQAVPMVDSGRWSCTFEGWGTIEFDVV; from the coding sequence ATGCAGGACTCGGATCTTCGAGAAATTTCTTTGGCCCTTCGAACTGCGCGCATCAACAAGGAGCCCATTGGTCCGCCAACGAAGAGATGGACTGCTCTCGACGCAGACACGGCCTTTGAGGTCCAGAAGATCACTGTCGAAAATGCCATCAGTCAAGATGGTGACAGACTGGTGGGCTACAAGCTGGGTAATATTGCCAAAGTCATGCAAGAcgccttcggcctcgaccagCCCGACTACGGTTTCCTCCTCGCAAGCACCTTCATCTACGAGGGAACCGCTCTCAACCGCAAAGACTTCATCAAGCCTtacgtcgagctcgagccAGCATTCGTCCTGAAGGGGCCTCTGAAGGGGCCGaacgtcaccgtcgccgacgtcatCAACGCCGTGGACTACGCTATCCCCGCCATAGAGATCATCGACTCCAGGGTGCAGGATTGGGCCATCGATCTCCCGGACACCCTGGCCGACAACGGTTCCACCGGTGCGGTCATTCTGGGCGGCACCCCTCGCCGGCTGACTGACCTCACGTTGAGCAACACAAGAGGCACCCTGCAGTTCAACAATAGAGAGGTCATGTCGGGCAACACCCGCAACGTGCTTGGCAACCCACTGTCGGCGGTGGCGTGGCTGGCTAACAAGCTATCCAAGTACGACGTCGGGTTCACCGCGGGGCAGGTAATCCTGCCCGGTAGTTGCTTGCAGGCGGTGCCTATGGTGGACTCTGGCCGGTGGTCTTGCACATTCGAGGGTTGGGGGACCATCGAGTTTGATGTCGTCTAG